The following is a genomic window from Butyricimonas faecihominis.
TTCAATACCTCTGTTTTGATAACGTTTTAAAACACCTTTGTGTGCACTTATTATACTTCCTGCCATAATGATATTATTTTATATTATTGTATGCAAATATTGTCATAATGATTTATAATTGCAAATTATATCATTTAATTCTTATTGTTACTATTTTCTTTTGATTTTATTATTATTTGTAATATTTCTTTGTCATGAATAAAATTACCTTCTGTTGTTTCGTTATAGAAATCTGTTTCATTTGGAATTTCATTAAGGCAATCTTCTTCATGTTCTTCATAATCTTTTTTTGTTTGTTCAAGTTTTAGTAAATCATTTTTTTCAATCAATTCTTTTTCAACCTTTATCTTTTCTTCTGAAAGTATATTATTATCTAATTTTAACAATGTTTTTTCTTCAACTAATTGTTCTAATTTGTTTAATAAATTGGTATCTATTGTTGATTGATTTTCTAATTCATTTTTATTGTTTTTGTAAGAACTATTATTTTCGATAAGTCCTTCTTTTTTTAAACTTTTTGTCAATATTGTTCCTGCTTCAATTGCTGCATTTTCATTACTTAATTTATCATATCGTTCTAACATATCCTTGTCTTTAAGTCCTGTTATTTTCATGATAATATTGTCTGGAACTTTATTGGCTCTTGCCCACGTAATAAAAAATCTTCTAGCGGTGTGTGTGCCAATTAGTTTATATCTAGGAAATGATTTTGTTTCAATTCCATTTTTGGTATGAGTTGTATACGGATATTCCCCTTTTATTTCTGCTAATTTTGCAATTTTTTTTAGATAATCGTTTGCTGTAGCAGGGCTATGATAATTCATTGTGTTTTTATCTATTATTTTGGCTACAGGAGGTAATACTTCAATGTATACGGGGTGTGTTCTTTTCTGTTGAATAAATTGAAGAAATTCCTTATCATCTTTCTTTATTCTAATAAATGTATTATTGAATTTTTTTACGTCACCAAATCGTTGTCCAACGAAACTTTGAAAAATGAAAGCATCTCTTATTTCTTTGTATGTTCCACTTAATTCTAATTCCATTATTCTTTTTATTTCTTCCAATGTTAATGCGATTTGATTTTCGTATTGTTTAACTTTTTCTGGAAGTGGTTTATACAAAGCAATATTTGACATATTGTAATTAAAAAGATTGTGACGTGCAGCTTCTCTTAATTCTCCAACTAATATTGTCATTTTGTAATTTACTCCGTTAATAGATATGAGTGTACCTTTACGTTTACCGGGAAGTAATTTCAATGTTTCTCTATATTCTTCAAGAAAATCGAGATTAATACTTTCTAATGTATATATTTCTTTTGTTTTACAATATTCTTCAAAGTCTTTAATGACTTTTGTCATTTTAGGTGCAGATGTTGGTGCAACACGTTTTTCAATATTACGAATCATCCATATGAATGGATTATCTTCATTTTTCCATATTTTCATGTCGTTTTTTAAATATCGTTTCAAAATAGCTTCACGTCGGTTTATCTCATTGGAATTATTACAAAGATAATTTTTAAACGCATTAAATCGTTCTCTGTATTCATCTATTTTGCAATTTACGATTTGATTATTTTTATTATCGAGCTCACATAAAATATTGCTTGTAAACGCCTTTTGTAATTTGTGAGACCAGTGGTCTGGGTAAACACGTACTTTTAAGGGAAATTTGAATTGTTTTTTACCAATGTATATAGACATATATATACTTGTGGGTTTCCGAGATTTTCGTTTTCTTAATAAAAAACTTGCTCTTAATTCGTTTACAAAGTATTGGTTTTCCATGTTCAGCAAAAATAAGTGTCTTACTAATGTGTCTTGCAAAAGTGTCTTAGACTTGTATTTTTGCTGCATTAATTTATATCCCCCAAATATTAAGTCATTGAAAATCAAAAATTATTTCCAATGTGGTTTTTTCCGGATAAAAGCCTTATTTTTGCAGGTGCAAAGTAGGGAAAACAATTGAAAATTGAAAGTTGGAAATTGAAAATTTTTCACGAGAGTAGAGTTTGTTATGGAGAAAGATTTTACGAAACAGAAAGAAGCTTTTGCCGAGCTGTTGGATATAATGGAAACCTTGAGGGAAAAGTGTCCTTGGGATCATAAACAGACGATGGAGTCTTTGCGGACGTTATCGGTGGAGGAGGTTTATGAGCTGGGAGATGCAATTCTGAAAAATGATATGCAGGAGGTGAAAAAGGAGCTGGGAGATTTGCTTATGCATATCGTGTTTTATGCTTTGATCGGGAAGGAACAGGAGCAATTTGACATGACGGATGTTTTGAACGAGATCTGTGCCAAGTTGCGCTATCGTCACCCGCATATTTACGGGGAGGTGAAGGTCGAGGATGAGAATGACGTGTTGCGTAACTGGGAGCAATTGAAGTTGAAAGAGAAGGGCCGTCATAATAAAGTTTTGGAAGGTGTCCCGGATGCTCTTCCGGCTTTAGTGAAAGCATACCGGATTCAAGATAAGGTGAGGGGAGTCGGGTTCGACTGGAAACAGAAAGAGGACGTGTGGCAAAAAGTACGGGAAGAGTTGGGTGAATTGGAAGTCGAGGTAGCCCGGAAGGATCAGGAGCGTATGGAAGAAGAATTCGGTGATTTCATGTTTGCCATGATTAACGCGGCGCGACTATACGGTATAAATCCGGAAGATGCTTTGGAGAAATCCAACAAGAAATTTATTCGTCGTTTTTCGTACGTGGAAAAGAAAGCTCACGAAACGGAGCGCAACCTTTCAGATATGACCTTGGAGGAAATGGACGAGTATTGGAACGAGGCAAAAGCGATGGAAAAAGCTTGAGAAGATTCCGTGATAGTCGATTTGATAACTGGAAGATTCTATAATCACTTAATTGGAAATCACTAAATCACAAAATTAATCGGATTTAAAATTAGCAAGGTGGATTTAACAGGTAAATGGAAATATAAAGAGGATTATGGCTACGGGGTAGCCGAGGGTGAGTTGTTCTTGAAACAAGAGGGGAATGATTTGTCTGGGCGGATTATTTTTACGGATAAGCTTGAGGGAGAGGAAGGATATATGTTGCAGGAATTTTTAGTGGGGAGGCTTGAAGAACATAAGGTGAAATTGGATGCCGAAGAGTTTGATATTATTCATTCCGAACACGAGATCGAGTACGAGTTGGATAGTTGGTTTGGTATCTTGGTTGATGCTGATACGATCGTTGGGGTGAGTAAGGATGGACAGGGAATCGAGGGAAAATTCACATTCACGAGAGAAAAGAATTAAATGTTAAAAAATAGATAAATTTGAAAAGCTGACTTTTGTCAGCTTTTTTTTGTCTCGGATCGGTTATATTGCAAAAGAATCTAATAACCTAACTAATAAAACAATAACTTATGTCGAAGATTAATTCGCATCCGATTCTGGATGTTCCGAAACGAGATAAAGTGGTGTTCACTTTTAACGGTAAGAAAATCGAAGGAGAAAAAGGTTTTACCATCGCAGCAGCCTTGCATCAGGCCGGGTACCCCGTGCATAGTCACAGTCTGGATGGCCGGGGACGTTCTCTAGCCTGTGGCATCGGGAAATGTGGGGCTTGTGAGATGTTGGTGGATGGTAAAGTCCGGCGTATTTGCGTGACAAAAGTGGATGGTGTGAAAGAGGTACGGGAGTTCGCCCAGGGGGAAATGGCCGAACAACATGCCGAACACCGGATTGATACACGGAAAGTACTTCGTACCACGGTGGTGATCGTGGGGGCCGGGCCAGCCGGATTAGCCGTGCGGGAAGAATTTGAAAAGTACGGTATAGATAATATCGTGATTGATAATAATGATAAGATTGGCGGTCAGTTTAATATGCAAACCCACCAGTTCTTCTTTTTCGAGAAAGAAAAACGTTTCGGGGGTATGCGCGGATTTGATATTGCCAAAACATTGGCGGGGGAGAATATGGAAGGTATTTATCTGAACTCTACGGTTTGGGATATATTGGAGGGGAAACGAGTGGCCGTGAAGAACTTGGAAACGGATACCGTGTTTTTCGTGGATGCCGATTATTTGGTCGTGGCCACGGGGGCTGTTCCGTTTATGCCGGCTTTCGAAAACGATGATTTACCCGGGGTATATACGGCAGCTGTCGTCCAGAAAATGATGAATAACGAACTTACGCTGTTGGGGAAAAATGTTCTGACCGTGGGAGCCGGAAATATCGGTTACTTGACTTCTTACCAGTTGATGCAAGCGGGGGCCCACGTGAAGGCGATTATTGAGGGGATGCCAAAAGAAGGTGGTTTCCCCGTGCAAGCAAACCGGGTGCGCCGTTTGGCGATACCGATCATGACGTCCCACGTGCTGTTGAAAGCGATCCCGAATGCTGATCACACGGGAATCACGGGGGCTGTTATTGCCGAATGTGAGAATTTCAAACCGATTCCGGGTACGGAAAGAATATTGAATGGCATAGATGTCATAAATATATGTACAGGGTTGATACCGGACAATCAATTGTTGATGAAAGGAAAGGCCGTCTTTGGAGAGCATTGTTATGCTGCGGGAGATGCCGTGAGAATTGGAGAGGGAACGAGTGCCGTGTTGCGTGGAAAACAGACGGCGATTGAGATATTGATGGATTTGGGGGCTAGGGTGAGTTATGATGATTACTTGGTGGTTTCCAAAGAGTATATTGATTCACAACAACATCCGGTTCGGATTCTGGAAACACCCTGTTTGCCGGAGACGGAACGTATGCACAAACGGGGATTCGTGCAAATGGATTGTTTGTATGGTTTTGCATGTAATCCTTGTTCTTTTGCCTGCCCTCACGGGGCGATAACGAAAAGTTCGACTTCTACCGTACCTCACGTGGATTACGATAAATGTATCGGGTGTATGGAGTGTGTCTATCAATGTCCGGGATTGGCCATTTTCGGTTATGATTTACGAAAAGATAACTTGTTCCTGCCGATAGAATACGAGGTAAAGGAGAAAGAAGTGGTTTACTTGGTGAATAATTATGGTGAGAGATTGGGAGAGGGGATTATCGAGAAAGTTCTACACAAGCCGAATAAAACGAATATAGCCCGGGTGAAAGCCTTGGATGTTCACGGGGAAGATTTGGTGAAGGTGAGAGGTTTCGTGGTGAAGGAGAATTACCCGCAACCGCTAGATTTGGAACCGTTGTTGAAGGATCAACCGGGAGCCACGTTTATTTGCCATTGTGATGATGTTACTTTGGACGATGTTTTGAAAGTCGTGGGTGATCGTACCTTTATTTCGATAGACGAGATAAAACATACCACTCGCTTGGGAATGGGACCTTGCCGGGGGAAACGTTGTATTCCTCGGTTGAAAACAGCTTTACGAGCTAAAGGGATTGAGATCGTGGGTGATGCTACACCGAGAGCGCCCCTGTCTAACCAGTTGAATCTAGGTGAATTGTACCCGCCAAAGCGAGGTGATGAGCATCGTGTGGCTAATCGATCGGATTTCAAGAAGATAGAGGTAGGGGCGTTGATTGCCGGAGGTGGTATTGCCGGAAGTGCATTATTCCGCTATATGGCAGATTCTGGTTTGAATCCCGTGCTGGTGAATGCGGATAGAGGTTCCTCATGGAGAAATATCGGGGGAGGGCGTACTGCATTCTCTTTACCGGAGCTGGCCGAGATCGCGGAGCATAATCATGCTATATTTAAAGAGTTACAGAAAATATCGAATATTGATTACAAGACGACGCGCTATATTAATCTGGCTCATGATGAACCCACGTTCAATGCCTTGGACGCAAGTCGTGCATGGTCGGATGCCTATATGGTTGACCCGAAGAATTTTCAGAAAGAGATTTCTCCTTATTTCAGCACGAAATCCAAACGTTACTTGG
Proteins encoded in this region:
- a CDS encoding FAD-dependent oxidoreductase — protein: MSKINSHPILDVPKRDKVVFTFNGKKIEGEKGFTIAAALHQAGYPVHSHSLDGRGRSLACGIGKCGACEMLVDGKVRRICVTKVDGVKEVREFAQGEMAEQHAEHRIDTRKVLRTTVVIVGAGPAGLAVREEFEKYGIDNIVIDNNDKIGGQFNMQTHQFFFFEKEKRFGGMRGFDIAKTLAGENMEGIYLNSTVWDILEGKRVAVKNLETDTVFFVDADYLVVATGAVPFMPAFENDDLPGVYTAAVVQKMMNNELTLLGKNVLTVGAGNIGYLTSYQLMQAGAHVKAIIEGMPKEGGFPVQANRVRRLAIPIMTSHVLLKAIPNADHTGITGAVIAECENFKPIPGTERILNGIDVINICTGLIPDNQLLMKGKAVFGEHCYAAGDAVRIGEGTSAVLRGKQTAIEILMDLGARVSYDDYLVVSKEYIDSQQHPVRILETPCLPETERMHKRGFVQMDCLYGFACNPCSFACPHGAITKSSTSTVPHVDYDKCIGCMECVYQCPGLAIFGYDLRKDNLFLPIEYEVKEKEVVYLVNNYGERLGEGIIEKVLHKPNKTNIARVKALDVHGEDLVKVRGFVVKENYPQPLDLEPLLKDQPGATFICHCDDVTLDDVLKVVGDRTFISIDEIKHTTRLGMGPCRGKRCIPRLKTALRAKGIEIVGDATPRAPLSNQLNLGELYPPKRGDEHRVANRSDFKKIEVGALIAGGGIAGSALFRYMADSGLNPVLVNADRGSSWRNIGGGRTAFSLPELAEIAEHNHAIFKELQKISNIDYKTTRYINLAHDEPTFNALDASRAWSDAYMVDPKNFQKEISPYFSTKSKRYLGALITNDCWQATPGKVVDLIRNMGISAGGRIVEDCKVLEVMKEGSTYSILVLTHDKKYVEFRTEIFVNALGAGAGKICEGLGIHAGLYPVRHQAFITRRLPMLGKNGDSLDMLIDRQEYKGFSAVYGQQLVHTGQIIGCASPRVDALRTDKNLILNTKEFMEIISEFFVDWMPELAGVSIQATWSGYYTEPRYIVDPELGLFVGMRGHGFMLSQYLAKMYVDKLMGRPVPEYFDQLKLNGPGLSEKAFK
- the mazG gene encoding nucleoside triphosphate pyrophosphohydrolase; the protein is MEKDFTKQKEAFAELLDIMETLREKCPWDHKQTMESLRTLSVEEVYELGDAILKNDMQEVKKELGDLLMHIVFYALIGKEQEQFDMTDVLNEICAKLRYRHPHIYGEVKVEDENDVLRNWEQLKLKEKGRHNKVLEGVPDALPALVKAYRIQDKVRGVGFDWKQKEDVWQKVREELGELEVEVARKDQERMEEEFGDFMFAMINAARLYGINPEDALEKSNKKFIRRFSYVEKKAHETERNLSDMTLEEMDEYWNEAKAMEKA